A genome region from Plasmodium vivax chromosome 11, whole genome shotgun sequence includes the following:
- a CDS encoding hypothetical protein, conserved (encoded by transcript PVX_114675A), producing the protein MNWFWKKEAPEEKKVKSAYDDYVTPPPFGNYLASAPEKPKSLKSEKPAVPEFKGFSPPPKFEFKEDTSASDKYDEDFSKYTKSNFIDSSLYDDKQNLFDFNLSHRTRACLESVKMGVKMGTMVGGIFGSLTGLYASFAHKNLFIFPVSVLGGAVSFGFFLGCGMIVRC; encoded by the coding sequence ATGAACTGgttttggaaaaaagaagctcCGGAGGAGAAGAAAGTAAAGTCGGCGTACGATGATTATGTTACTCCCCCGCCCTTTGGAAATTACCTTGCGTCTGCGCCTGAAAAACCCAAGTCgttaaaaagtgaaaaacctGCTGTACCCGAATTCAAGGGGTTTAGCCCTCCCCCCAAATTTGAATTTAAGGAAGATACCTCCGCGAGTGATAAATATGATGaggatttttcaaaatacacaaaaagtAATTTTATCGATTCTTCTCTTTACGATGATAAACAGaatttatttgattttaATTTGAGTCATAGGACAAGGGCATGTTTGGAGAGCGTGAAAATGGGGGTCAAGATGGGCACGATGGTTGGGGGAATTTTCGGAAGCTTAACAGGTTTATATGCCTcctttgcacacaaaaatcTGTTCATTTTCCCCGTTTCAGTCCTTGGTGGGGCTGTCAGctttggcttcttcctcgGCTGTGGGATGAT